From Garra rufa chromosome 19, GarRuf1.0, whole genome shotgun sequence, the proteins below share one genomic window:
- the LOC141292439 gene encoding syntaxin-5-like — translation MNTRRRHGPRSSQDGVYTGPSQTQSQLVQQLETPLAVAAPIVPVIDTFSMSCRDRTSEFQSVCKSLQGRQNGAQPVRAVNSAVRQRSEFTLLAKRIGRDLSNTFAKLEKLTILAKRKSLFDDKATEIDELTYIVKQDINSLNKQIAGLQELVRSRSGQNGRHLQTHSNTIVVSLQSKLASMSSDFKSVLEVRTENLKQQRSRQEQFSQTPASSSAFHTNSFNNSVLMQDDTKKTDISIDMDLSSSQQMQLINERDSYIQNRADTMQNIESTIVELGSIFQQLAHMVKEQEETVQRIDANVEDTQLNVELAHTEILKYFQSVTNNRWLLIKMFLILVIFFIVFVVFMT, via the exons ATGAACACACGTCGACGTCACGGTCCTAGAAGCAGTCAGGACGGGGTGTACACTGGGCCGTCTCAGACCCAGTCCCAGCTGGTCCAGCAGCTGGAAACCCCTCTGGCTGTCGCAGCACCCATCGTCCCTGTCATAGACACGTTCAGCATGTCCTGCCGAGACCGTACCAGCGAGTTTCAGTCTGTGTGCAAGTCTCTTCAGGGGAGACAG AATGGAGCACAACCTGTCAGAGCGGTCAACAGTGCAGTCAGACAGCGGAGTGAATTCACACTCTTGGCTAA GCGAATTGGAAGAGACCTCAGCAACACTTTCGCCAAGTTGGAAAAGCTCACAATCC TTGCCAAAAGAAAGTCGCTTTTTGATGACAAAGCAACTGAAATTGATGAACTGACCTACATTGTGAAACAG GACATTAACAGTCTAAATAAGCAGATAGCCGGCCTGCAGGAACTCGTTCGATCACGGAGCGGACAGAATGGCAGACATCTTCAGACACATTCCAACACCATCGTTGTCTCATTACAG TCCAAACTGGCATCGATGTCAAGTGACTTCAAATCAGTCCTGGAAGTCAGAACAGAG AATCTAAAGCAGCAGAGAAGCAGGCAAGAGCAATTTTCTCAGACTCCTGCCTCATCTTCCGCTTTCCACACCAACAGCTTTA ATAATTCAGTGCTTATGCAGGACGACACCAAGAAGACAGACATATCTATAGATATGGACCTCAGCTCCAGTCAGCAGATGCAGTTAATCAATGAACGG GATTCATACATTCAGAATCGTGCAGACACTATGCAGAATATAGAGTCCACCATTGTGGAGCTCGGCTCCATATTTCAGCAGCTGGCTCATATGGTGAAAGAACAGGAAGAGACAGTACAGAG AATTGATGCTAATGTGGAGGACACTCAGCTGAACGTGGAGTTAGCGCACACAGAGATACTCAAATATTTCCAGTCTGTGACCAACAACCGCTGGCTGCTCATCAAGATGTTCCTAATCCTCGTCATTTTTTTCATTGTCTTTGTGGTTTTCATGACCTGA
- the LOC141292280 gene encoding adenylosuccinate synthetase isozyme 2-like, which yields MAADSTMSNGQETASLNGEPALKRSRDSVDSLRIPQEPQNKVTVVLGAQWGDEGKGKVVDLLAMDADIVCRCQGGNNAGHTVVVDSVEYDFHLLPSGVLNKKATSFIGNGVVIHLPGLFEEAEKNSQKGNGLQGWEERLKISDRAHIVFNFHQAVDGIQEQLRQQQAGKNLGTTKKGIGPAYSSKAARNGLRVCDLVSDFSVFEEKFRVLAGHFQTTYPNLNIDVDAELEQLKGFAERLRPLVTDGVYFMHTALNGPSKKILVEGANAALLDIDFGTYPFVTSSNCTVGGVCTGLGVPPSHVGRVYGVVKAYTTRVGVGAFPTEQDNETGDLLQSRGREFGVTTGRRRRCGWLDLVLVRYAHMVNGFSAIALTKLDILDTLPEIKIGIAYTVDEKPLPSFPANMDVLTKVQVTYETFPGWCCSTEGVRSFDELPSQAQAYIRFIENFLQVPVKWVGVGKSRESMIKLF from the exons ATGGCTGCGGATAGCACAATGTCTAATGGTCAGGAAACGGCCTCTTTGAACGGTGAGCCCGCGCTCAAGCGCTCCAGGGACAGCGTGGACTCGCTGCGGATCCCGCAGGAGCCCCAGAATAAAGTGACCGTCGTGTTGGGAGCTCAGTGGGGCGATGAGGGGAAGGGGAAAGTGGTCGACCTCTTGGCAATGGACGCCGACATTGTATGCAGATGCCAG GGAGGAAATAACGCGGGACACACAGTGGTGGTGGATTCAGTGGAGTATGACTTTCACCTGCTGCCTAGCGGCGTGCTCAACAAAAAGGCAACATCGTTTATTG GAAATGGTGTTGTGATACACCTGCCAGGACTTTTTGAGGAGGCTGAGAAGAACTCACAAAAAGGCAATG GACTTCAAGGATGGGAGGAACGACTGAAGATATCTGACCGGGCACATATTG TGTTCAATTTCCATCAAGCCGTTGATGGGATACAGGAGCAGCTCAGACAGCAGCAGGCAGGGAAGAA TTTGGGCACGACTAAGAAGGGCATTGGACCTGCATATTCCTCCAAAGCCGCACGTAATGGACTGAGAGTGTGTGATCTGGTTTCAGACTTTTCAGTCTTTGAGGAAAA GTTTCGGGTGCTGGCTGGTCATTTTCAGACCACGTATCCTAACCTTAATATTGATGTTGATGCTGAGCTTGAGCAACTGAAG GGTTTTGCTGAGAGGTTACGTCCTTTAGTAACTGATGGGGTTTATTTCATGCACACAGCCCTCAATGGACCAAGCAAGAAGATTCTAGTGGAAGGAGCCAACGCTGCCTTACTGGATATCGATTTCG GGACCTACCCCTTTGTGACCTCATCAAACTGCACTGTCGGAGGCGTTTGCACAGGTCTTGGAGTCCCACCATCTCACGTCGGCCGTGTGTATGGAGTGGTGAAGGCCTACACCACCAGGGTGGGAGTGGGGGCGTTCCCTACTGAGCAAGATAAT GAGACTGGTGATCTGCTTCAGAGCAGAGGGAGGGAATTTGGCGTCACAACAGGCAGGCGGCGTCGCTGTGGATGGCTGGACCTGGTGTTGGTTCGCTATGCCCACATGGTTAATGGTTTTTCAGC CATTGCTCTGACCAAGCTGGACATTCTTGACACATTGCCAGAAATCAAGATTGGCATAGCCTACACTGTTGATGAAAAGCCTCTTCCCAGTTTTCCTG cAAACATGGACGTCCTCACAAAGGTTCAAGTGACCTATGAGACATTCCCTGGCTGGTGTTGTAGCACTGAGGGAGTCCGCAGTTTTGATGAGCTGCCTTCACAGGCACAAGCTTACATTCGCTTTATCGAGAATTTCCTGCAGGTGCCAG tGAAGTGGGTCGGAGTTGGCAAGTCAAGAGAAAGCATGATAAAGCTGTTCTGA
- the LOC141293175 gene encoding CAAX prenyl protease 2, whose protein sequence is MYVGSLYVWRGNLPRDHPNTIKRHFTSVLCVSAVSPLVVLTWTKSVKGRPSPPLWALLGIRLEGFVPAALLPLTLTMVLFLGPLTQLAVESPRGLFHDVKAGLNSRSWSKCVKELRWLRNQVVAPATEEFVFRACMIPIFVPCTSPTAAIFIGPFFFGVAHFHHIIEQLRFGQDTVFEILICAAFQFTYTYIFGAYTAFIFIRTGHLVGPVLCHSFCNHMGFPAIDLVFCSSSSSSSPSQTLLFMA, encoded by the exons ATGTATGTTGGGAGTTTGTATGTATGGAGGGGAAACTTACCCAG GGATCACCCAAACACAATAAAAAGGCATTTTACCAGTGTTTTGTGCGTGTCAGCTGTTTCACCACTGGTTGTGTTGACATGGACCAAGTCAGTGAAAGGCAGG CCAAGTCCACCATTGTGGGCACTACTGGGTATTCGTCTAGAGGGTTTTGTGCCTGCCGCTCTGCTGCCGCTGACACTTACTATG GTACTTTTTCTAGGACCTCTAACGCAGCTGGCAGTTGAGAGCCCAAGAGGACTTTTTCATGATGTCAAAGCAGGCTTGA ATTCTCGATCTTGGAGCAAATGTGTGAAAGAATTGCGATGGTTGAGGAACCAGGTGGTGGCTCCAGCAACAGAGGAGTTTGTTTTTCGTGCTTGCATGATTCCCATATTTGTGCCATGCACCAGTCCCACTGCTGCCATCTTCATCGGCCCATTCTTCTTTGGTGTGG CCCATTTTCATCATATCATTGAACAGCTTCGCTTTGGACAAGACACTGTGTTTGAGATCCTAATCTGTGCAG CTTTCCAGTTTACTTATACTTACATTTTTGGAGCATACACAGCCTTCATATTCATAAGGACAG GTCATCTGGTGGGACCTGTGCTATGCCACTCATTTTGCAACCACATGGGTTTTCCTGCCATTGACTTGGTGTTCTGCTCTTCCTCATCTTCTTCTTCCCCTTCACAGACCCTGCTTTTTATGGCTTGA